The following are from one region of the Francisella opportunistica genome:
- a CDS encoding methylated-DNA--[protein]-cysteine S-methyltransferase — protein MLKETHQIYLAAINKNSYKTIFYAQEVLTPIGCLIAVADNSYLYACFFTNDSIIKSIEKLLKTYNAKITFKTNKITSQTKDQLDKYFKIELRDFSIPLQLTGTNFQKQVWQQLIKIPYGETISYLEEAREIGKPTAFRAVANANGKNILPIIIPCHRVINTNGKLGGYTGGLDKKEYLLNLEKTI, from the coding sequence ATGCTAAAAGAAACTCATCAAATTTATTTAGCTGCAATAAACAAAAATAGCTATAAAACTATATTTTACGCTCAAGAAGTACTAACACCAATTGGCTGTTTAATCGCGGTTGCTGATAATAGTTATCTATATGCTTGTTTTTTTACTAATGATTCAATTATTAAGTCAATAGAAAAACTACTAAAAACCTATAATGCAAAAATTACTTTTAAAACAAATAAAATAACTAGTCAAACAAAAGATCAGTTAGATAAATATTTTAAAATAGAGTTAAGAGACTTCTCAATCCCACTACAACTAACAGGTACTAATTTTCAAAAACAAGTTTGGCAACAATTAATAAAAATTCCTTATGGTGAGACTATCAGTTATCTTGAAGAAGCTAGAGAAATTGGCAAACCAACAGCTTTTAGAGCCGTAGCTAATGCAAATGGTAAAAATATTTTGCCAATAATTATCCCCTGTCATCGGGTAATCAATACAAATGGTAAACTTGGTGGTTATACTGGTGGATTAGATAAAAAAGAATATCTACTAAATTTAGAAAAAACTATCTAA
- a CDS encoding APC family permease, whose amino-acid sequence MHISNKKISTLSLTMLNISAIISLSSIAYMATIGLQSIFFYIIAAITFLLPTSLICAELSSMITQNNGGVFSWVKAGLGEKAGVLAMWLEWFNNVVGFPSSVTALIATFSYIGFRGFAEDAHTSVAFWLIMVAVFVGISLFNCLPLRKVVILNIIGAVFGMIIPGVLLVSGAIYFVVTGQSNLEYHGFSDILPVFSLGTYALLVKTLSSYSGIQSVAFHMTNIEKPERNIPKSILIATLIIVSLTILTTVGLTIIIPVKDVNVLNGLIQGISQVLNIIGLGDVKPIIVIMITLGMLAALSTWILGPARGMQTAAEQELFPKIMAGKNKFGMPVNTLMIQVIIVVVLSSVFLIMPSVYAAFALLIAITSQFTVVMWIMVFVAAIRLRFTRPDTYRVFHVGKRNSNWLLITMSLVAIFMCSLGFILGLFPPSFSHVKNVFQYTMIMVVADIIIIAIPLIWIWLHRKRIL is encoded by the coding sequence ATGCATATCTCAAACAAAAAAATCTCGACACTCTCATTAACAATGCTAAATATTTCAGCGATAATTAGTCTAAGTTCAATAGCCTATATGGCAACAATTGGCTTACAGAGCATTTTCTTTTACATAATTGCTGCGATTACATTCTTATTGCCAACATCACTTATTTGTGCTGAGCTTAGTAGTATGATTACGCAAAATAATGGCGGGGTTTTCAGTTGGGTCAAAGCTGGCTTGGGTGAAAAAGCAGGTGTGTTAGCAATGTGGTTAGAGTGGTTTAATAATGTTGTAGGTTTTCCTAGTTCAGTGACAGCACTAATCGCAACATTTTCTTATATTGGCTTTAGAGGTTTTGCTGAGGATGCTCATACAAGTGTAGCCTTTTGGTTGATAATGGTAGCTGTTTTTGTTGGCATAAGCTTATTTAACTGCTTACCATTAAGAAAAGTAGTAATCCTTAATATTATTGGTGCAGTATTTGGAATGATAATTCCGGGGGTGTTATTAGTTTCTGGGGCAATATACTTTGTAGTTACTGGACAGAGCAATTTAGAGTATCATGGTTTTAGCGATATTTTACCAGTATTTTCTTTAGGGACTTATGCACTATTAGTGAAGACATTATCATCATATTCAGGTATTCAATCGGTAGCTTTCCATATGACAAATATCGAAAAACCAGAAAGAAATATTCCTAAATCGATATTAATAGCTACTTTGATAATTGTATCTTTGACTATCTTAACAACAGTTGGTTTGACTATCATTATCCCAGTAAAAGATGTTAATGTTTTAAATGGTTTGATACAGGGTATTTCGCAAGTACTGAATATAATCGGTTTAGGTGATGTTAAGCCAATAATTGTGATAATGATAACTTTAGGTATGCTGGCGGCACTTAGCACATGGATCTTAGGTCCTGCTCGTGGTATGCAAACGGCAGCAGAGCAAGAGCTTTTCCCAAAAATTATGGCGGGTAAGAATAAATTCGGCATGCCAGTAAATACGCTGATGATACAGGTAATAATTGTAGTTGTATTATCATCGGTATTTCTAATAATGCCATCAGTATATGCCGCATTTGCTTTATTGATTGCCATCACTTCACAGTTTACTGTAGTAATGTGGATAATGGTGTTTGTCGCGGCGATTAGACTTAGATTTACACGACCAGATACTTATAGAGTTTTTCATGTAGGTAAAAGAAATTCTAATTGGCTGCTTATAACAATGTCATTAGTAGCTATATTTATGTGTAGTTTAGGTTTTATACTTGGGTTATTTCCACCTAGCTTCTCACATGTTAAAAATGTATTCCAATACACTATGATAATGGTTGTAGCGGATATTATAATTATCGCAATACCGCTTATCTGGATTTGGTTACATAGAAAAAGAATTTTGTAA
- the lysA gene encoding diaminopimelate decarboxylase translates to MNKYIIFDNTKLLNYIRDNSLTTPCYIYDLQLLDDTFAIAKKALDKNFKNAEIHYAIKANHHPKIIAIAKKYNMGIDCVSGGELKRALEQKIAPEHIVFAGVGKADWEIELAIDNDIFAFNCESLQEVEVINQIAQSKNKQVNICLRVNPNIDAQTHHYISTGQFDDKFGIAFVDILNWLKNEFQKFNNIKLIGLHYHVGSQILNSQVFQSLAITANQHIKLLKQNDVNIGHVNFGGGLGIDYQNPQLNPIVDFAEFFAKFTKFFEYCDEIKLHFELGRSLVGQSGILLSQVLFNKVTQNTHFAIIDAGMTELIRPALYQAQHKIVALAVADENPAGKQHYHVVGPICESSDIFAKHYLLPKLKRGDLLAIYSAGAYGKVLASEYNLRPTVQEYFI, encoded by the coding sequence ATGAATAAATATATAATTTTTGATAATACAAAATTACTTAACTATATAAGAGATAACTCTCTTACAACACCTTGCTATATCTATGATTTACAGCTTTTAGACGATACTTTTGCTATTGCAAAAAAAGCTTTGGATAAGAATTTCAAAAATGCTGAAATTCATTATGCAATTAAGGCAAATCATCATCCTAAAATAATAGCTATAGCTAAAAAGTATAATATGGGTATAGATTGTGTCAGTGGTGGCGAGCTAAAAAGAGCTTTAGAGCAAAAAATAGCTCCTGAGCATATTGTCTTTGCAGGTGTTGGTAAAGCAGACTGGGAGATTGAGTTAGCTATTGATAATGATATTTTTGCTTTTAACTGTGAGTCGTTACAAGAAGTAGAAGTTATTAATCAAATAGCCCAAAGCAAAAATAAACAAGTTAATATCTGTCTACGCGTAAATCCAAATATAGATGCACAAACTCATCATTATATAAGTACAGGGCAGTTTGATGATAAATTTGGTATCGCTTTTGTTGATATTCTTAACTGGTTAAAAAATGAATTTCAGAAATTTAATAATATAAAACTGATTGGTTTACATTATCATGTTGGCTCACAAATACTTAACTCCCAAGTTTTTCAATCACTTGCTATCACTGCAAATCAACATATTAAACTCTTAAAGCAAAATGATGTTAATATTGGACATGTTAATTTCGGTGGTGGTTTGGGGATTGATTATCAAAATCCTCAACTAAACCCAATTGTTGATTTTGCCGAGTTTTTTGCCAAATTTACTAAGTTTTTTGAATATTGTGATGAAATTAAATTACATTTTGAGTTAGGTAGATCATTAGTTGGCCAGTCAGGAATTCTACTATCGCAAGTTTTATTTAATAAAGTTACTCAAAATACACACTTTGCAATAATAGATGCAGGGATGACAGAGCTTATTAGACCAGCACTTTACCAAGCCCAGCATAAAATAGTTGCATTAGCTGTAGCTGATGAAAATCCAGCTGGAAAACAACATTATCATGTAGTTGGGCCTATTTGTGAATCAAGCGATATATTTGCAAAGCACTATCTATTACCAAAGTTAAAACGCGGTGATTTACTCGCTATCTATTCGGCAGGTGCTTATGGTAAGGTTTTAGCTAGTGAATATAATTTAAGACCAACTGTTCAAGAGTATTTTATATAA
- a CDS encoding L,D-transpeptidase family protein, with translation MNPQQLALDKIAQAQQLIVVVADSWQGITARLWYFNKIGDNNWIVVKSARTVVVGKNGLAWADSSYQNLAKAPLKQEGDSKSPAGIFSLGKIFGVANMTLANYIQLKTGIICIDDSNSKYYNHIVDSKQISDKDWHSAENMSKISLYKYGIEVLYNANPAIPKKGSCIFMHIWKSATIGTEGCTAMAEDDISDIQASLDSSKKPVLVQLPQYIYEQVKNDWQLPDLS, from the coding sequence ATGAATCCTCAACAACTAGCTTTAGACAAAATAGCTCAAGCTCAACAACTGATTGTTGTAGTGGCAGATAGCTGGCAAGGTATAACGGCGAGATTATGGTACTTCAACAAAATTGGTGATAACAATTGGATAGTTGTTAAATCAGCTAGAACTGTTGTCGTCGGCAAGAATGGTCTAGCATGGGCAGATAGTTCGTACCAAAATTTAGCAAAGGCGCCATTAAAGCAAGAGGGTGATAGTAAGTCTCCAGCAGGAATTTTTAGTTTAGGTAAAATTTTTGGTGTTGCTAATATGACATTAGCTAACTATATTCAGTTAAAAACAGGCATAATATGTATCGATGATAGTAATTCAAAGTATTACAATCACATAGTTGATAGCAAACAAATTAGCGATAAAGATTGGCACTCAGCAGAAAATATGTCAAAGATTTCACTTTACAAATATGGCATAGAAGTTTTATATAACGCCAACCCAGCAATACCGAAAAAGGGTTCATGTATCTTTATGCATATCTGGAAGTCTGCAACTATTGGTACAGAAGGGTGTACAGCTATGGCTGAAGATGATATTAGCGATATTCAAGCGTCACTAGACTCAAGTAAAAAACCGGTATTAGTACAACTACCACAATATATCTATGAACAAGTTAAAAATGATTGGCAATTACCTGATTTATCATAA
- the gdhA gene encoding NADP-specific glutamate dehydrogenase has translation MNAQKYIDSIIAQVEKRDGHEKEFIQAVKEVFSTLKPALEHNPKYIEENILARMVEPERGISFRVPWVDRNGNVQVNRGYRYQFNGAIGPFKGGIRFHPSVYSGIIKFLGFEQVFKNSLTTLPMGGGKGGADFDPKGKTDAEIMNFCQSFMMELQRHIGPDIDVPAGDIGVGGKEIGYMYGQYRRIRACFENGVLTGKSLESGGSLIRPEATGYGAVFFLDEMLEHDGETLQGKTVVTSGYGNVAWGVCKKVAQLGGKVVTISGSKGFVHDPEGITTDEKIEFLLKIRNGEKTMQDYTKEFNASWHPGEKPWGIKADIAIPAATQNEIDVEEAQKLIDAGVKYVVEASNMPTTNEAIEFLMKKGIILAPGKAANAGGVAVSGLEMSQNSARLSWTAEEVESKLQQIMANIFHACKFASSKYNLGYNLVAGANLAGFEKVAEAMIQQGRY, from the coding sequence ATGAATGCCCAAAAATATATTGATAGCATAATTGCTCAAGTAGAAAAAAGAGATGGTCATGAAAAAGAATTCATTCAAGCTGTAAAAGAAGTATTTTCTACTCTTAAACCGGCTCTAGAACACAATCCTAAATATATCGAAGAAAATATTCTAGCGCGTATGGTAGAGCCTGAAAGAGGTATCTCTTTTAGAGTGCCATGGGTTGATAGAAATGGCAATGTACAAGTAAACCGTGGTTACAGATATCAATTTAATGGTGCTATAGGTCCTTTCAAAGGTGGTATTAGATTCCACCCAAGTGTATACTCAGGTATTATTAAGTTCCTAGGCTTTGAGCAAGTTTTCAAAAACAGCTTAACTACTCTACCTATGGGTGGTGGTAAAGGTGGTGCTGACTTCGACCCTAAAGGTAAAACTGACGCTGAGATCATGAATTTCTGCCAAAGCTTTATGATGGAATTACAACGTCATATTGGTCCAGACATCGATGTACCAGCTGGTGATATTGGTGTTGGTGGTAAAGAAATCGGCTATATGTACGGACAATACAGAAGGATTCGTGCATGTTTCGAGAATGGCGTATTAACTGGTAAGTCACTAGAGTCAGGTGGAAGCTTAATTCGTCCTGAGGCTACTGGTTATGGTGCGGTATTCTTCCTAGATGAAATGCTTGAGCATGATGGTGAAACCCTACAAGGTAAAACTGTAGTAACATCTGGTTATGGTAATGTTGCTTGGGGTGTATGTAAGAAAGTTGCTCAATTAGGTGGTAAAGTTGTTACAATCTCTGGTTCAAAAGGTTTTGTTCATGATCCTGAAGGTATTACAACTGATGAGAAAATTGAGTTCTTGCTAAAAATCCGTAACGGTGAAAAAACCATGCAAGACTACACCAAAGAATTCAATGCAAGCTGGCATCCGGGTGAAAAACCTTGGGGTATAAAAGCAGATATCGCAATCCCTGCAGCTACTCAAAATGAGATAGATGTTGAAGAAGCTCAAAAACTTATTGATGCTGGTGTTAAGTATGTTGTTGAAGCATCTAACATGCCAACAACTAATGAAGCAATTGAATTCTTAATGAAGAAAGGTATAATTCTAGCTCCAGGTAAAGCTGCTAACGCCGGTGGTGTTGCAGTTTCTGGTCTAGAAATGAGCCAAAACTCAGCTAGATTATCTTGGACAGCTGAAGAAGTTGAATCTAAACTTCAACAAATCATGGCTAATATTTTCCATGCTTGTAAGTTTGCTAGTAGCAAATACAACCTTGGCTACAACCTAGTTGCTGGTGCAAACTTAGCTGGTTTTGAAAAAGTAGCAGAAGCTATGATTCAACAAGGTAGATACTAA
- a CDS encoding NAD(P)/FAD-dependent oxidoreductase: protein MTTQNNNYDVIIIGAGAAGLMCAIQAAKRGRKTLVLDHANKIGKKILMSGGGRCNFTNYNIAADRYLADNQHFMKSALSRYTQWDFISLVNDYNIPFHEKTLGQLFCDNKAKDIVNMLLDECNKYNAKIQLHTTIADIIKKQDSFDILTQTDEYTCQSLVIATGGLSIPTMGATGFGYKIAKKFGLKVNPQRAGLVPFIFNSKDQQKFGRLRGISIFCRVSNHKASFDENILFTHKGLSGPATLQISSYWNSGESIEINLSPNANIADFLSTKKEQGAKATLKNNLTELLPKNFVGIFFNSDILEKRVCDLTIDEINTITKKAHQWLVYPQTTEGYRTAEVTLGGVSCDELSSKTLEANKVKGLYFIGEVVDVTGWLGGYNFQWAWASGWAAGQVV, encoded by the coding sequence ATGACTACACAAAACAACAACTATGATGTAATAATAATCGGTGCCGGTGCTGCTGGACTTATGTGTGCTATACAAGCCGCTAAAAGAGGTCGTAAAACTTTGGTACTAGATCATGCTAATAAGATTGGCAAGAAAATACTAATGTCAGGTGGTGGACGTTGCAATTTTACCAACTATAATATAGCTGCTGATAGATACCTAGCTGATAACCAACATTTCATGAAATCCGCACTATCTAGATATACACAATGGGATTTTATATCTTTAGTGAATGATTATAATATCCCATTTCATGAAAAGACTTTAGGACAACTCTTCTGTGATAACAAAGCTAAAGATATCGTCAATATGCTTTTAGATGAATGTAATAAATATAATGCCAAAATACAACTACATACAACTATTGCAGACATTATAAAAAAACAAGATTCATTTGATATTTTGACCCAAACTGATGAATATACCTGCCAATCACTTGTAATAGCTACAGGGGGATTATCTATCCCAACAATGGGTGCTACAGGTTTTGGTTATAAGATTGCCAAAAAATTTGGGCTAAAAGTAAATCCACAACGTGCAGGACTTGTACCTTTTATATTTAATTCAAAAGATCAACAAAAATTCGGACGATTACGTGGTATTTCAATCTTCTGTCGTGTGTCTAATCACAAAGCTAGTTTTGATGAAAATATTCTCTTTACTCATAAAGGTTTAAGCGGCCCAGCGACTTTACAAATATCCTCGTATTGGAACTCTGGAGAAAGTATTGAGATTAATCTATCACCTAATGCTAATATTGCTGATTTTCTAAGCACAAAAAAAGAACAAGGCGCAAAAGCTACACTAAAGAACAACCTAACAGAATTATTACCTAAGAATTTTGTAGGTATTTTTTTCAATAGTGATATTCTCGAAAAAAGAGTCTGTGATTTAACAATCGATGAGATTAATACTATTACTAAGAAAGCACATCAATGGCTAGTATATCCCCAAACGACTGAAGGTTACCGTACTGCAGAAGTTACTTTAGGTGGTGTTAGTTGTGATGAGCTATCATCTAAAACTCTTGAAGCAAATAAAGTCAAAGGTCTTTATTTTATTGGTGAGGTTGTCGATGTCACTGGTTGGCTCGGTGGCTATAATTTCCAATGGGCTTGGGCTTCTGGTTGGGCGGCTGGTCAAGTTGTATAA
- a CDS encoding FTL_1293 family small RNA FtrC-regulated protein — MKIPAEKEFAIKKAILKAIEHGYSPAQLADGFGVSKSLIYKYRRALRDQGFIRKNENSIYVITQNKFSIKPRMPETGKLNLDDDIKDPSQQTQQTINQDIQQPVINEPQFETNHVEIKIQQKLQQIRQIQLQQQNAANQDKGLFKKILGKFKKII; from the coding sequence ATGAAAATTCCTGCTGAGAAAGAATTTGCAATAAAAAAAGCAATTCTAAAAGCAATTGAACATGGTTATAGCCCAGCTCAGTTAGCAGATGGTTTTGGTGTATCTAAAAGTTTAATCTATAAGTACCGTAGAGCACTCAGAGATCAGGGTTTCATAAGAAAAAATGAAAATAGTATCTACGTTATAACACAAAATAAATTCTCTATCAAACCAAGAATGCCTGAAACTGGCAAACTTAACTTAGATGATGATATTAAAGATCCGTCACAGCAAACTCAACAAACTATCAATCAAGATATACAGCAACCTGTAATAAATGAACCTCAGTTTGAAACCAATCATGTTGAAATAAAGATTCAACAAAAGCTGCAACAAATCAGACAAATCCAGTTACAACAACAAAATGCTGCCAATCAAGATAAAGGACTTTTCAAAAAGATTCTCGGAAAATTCAAAAAGATAATTTAA
- a CDS encoding SDR family NAD(P)-dependent oxidoreductase, whose product MANNSKTILITGCSHGGIGYAAAAHLKNLGHRVFASARQQKDVEALSQEGFETYLIDVTNYEHIDNALADILNKTGGTLDVVFNNAGYGQAGALEDIDTEFLKQQFETNVFGLHNLTYKALKIMRKQGYGKIIQHSSVLGLVAMKYRGAYNASKYAIEGLTDTMRLELRDSNIFITSLNTGPITSKFRENSIKTISNVDYDSSVHKQQYEKILARQHKKVPFNEPAISVAKFVEKIINSNKPKPRYYITKATWIMASLKRILPTHILDNFLNRY is encoded by the coding sequence ATGGCAAACAATAGCAAGACAATCCTCATAACTGGATGCTCCCATGGCGGTATAGGCTACGCTGCAGCTGCCCATCTTAAAAACCTAGGCCACAGAGTTTTTGCCTCAGCAAGACAACAAAAAGATGTCGAAGCACTTAGCCAAGAAGGCTTTGAAACTTATCTTATAGATGTAACTAACTATGAACATATAGATAATGCTTTAGCTGATATTTTAAATAAAACTGGTGGCACTCTAGATGTAGTGTTTAATAACGCAGGGTATGGTCAGGCTGGTGCTTTAGAAGATATTGATACAGAATTTCTCAAACAACAATTTGAAACAAATGTATTTGGATTACATAACTTAACATACAAAGCTTTGAAAATAATGCGTAAGCAAGGTTATGGCAAAATCATCCAACATAGTTCAGTATTAGGACTGGTTGCGATGAAGTACCGTGGTGCATACAACGCAAGTAAATATGCTATTGAAGGTCTGACAGATACCATGCGTCTAGAACTAAGAGACTCTAATATTTTTATAACTAGTCTAAACACAGGGCCTATTACCAGCAAGTTTAGAGAAAATTCTATCAAAACAATCTCCAATGTTGATTATGACTCCTCGGTGCATAAACAACAATATGAAAAAATACTTGCACGCCAACATAAAAAAGTCCCATTTAATGAACCGGCCATTTCAGTTGCAAAATTTGTTGAGAAAATAATAAATTCCAATAAGCCAAAACCTAGATATTATATTACCAAAGCAACTTGGATTATGGCATCGTTAAAAAGGATACTACCAACACATATTCTAGATAATTTCCTTAATAGATATTAG
- a CDS encoding APC family permease, giving the protein MDISSNQDKILGLKDVTIMAVTANFGIRWIPVAACLGASAIFFWVLGAVMFFLPLVIIAVQLSRKHPDEGGIYSWTVRALGQKAGFMVAWLYWVNTIFYYPAVLIFLATNFAYFIGRPDLVDNHYYITTVVLVAFWLVTVISFYGLRANKYLVDIGGILGSFLPAITIIVLGFLAYLIVGKSATDFSLANIVPHNNIWHNLSTLTIIMFAMAGIEIIPTFANSVKDAKKNLYYGLMFSAFILLGLYILGTIALNLVASPDTINSTSGLMEAFEIIGHRFGWDWFPRLMAFLLTFAELAAVSIWLLAPVVMFFKCTPKGILPEWLHKTNKYDSPKNALVFMGVLVTAIVLLTNFLPSVNLMYQALILMATVLYFIPYLYLVVAYIKLMDSTYKYLLGFLVFISTSLGIIFSFQPSSDLTGGYDIFIYEFELILGPVIFIFIGWLLYKFKR; this is encoded by the coding sequence ATGGATATAAGTTCTAATCAAGATAAAATTCTAGGTTTAAAAGATGTTACAATCATGGCTGTCACAGCTAATTTTGGTATTCGTTGGATACCTGTAGCAGCTTGCTTGGGAGCTTCAGCAATATTCTTTTGGGTACTTGGTGCTGTAATGTTTTTCTTACCTTTGGTTATAATCGCAGTTCAGTTATCCAGAAAACATCCTGATGAAGGTGGTATTTACTCATGGACTGTAAGAGCTTTAGGGCAAAAGGCAGGTTTTATGGTAGCGTGGTTATACTGGGTAAATACGATATTTTATTATCCAGCTGTACTTATTTTTTTAGCTACTAACTTTGCCTATTTCATAGGTCGGCCTGATTTGGTTGATAATCATTATTATATAACTACAGTTGTTTTAGTAGCTTTTTGGTTAGTTACAGTGATTAGTTTTTATGGCTTGAGAGCTAATAAATACCTCGTTGATATTGGTGGTATTTTAGGCTCATTTTTACCTGCTATAACAATAATTGTTCTAGGTTTTCTAGCATATTTAATCGTCGGAAAAAGCGCTACAGATTTTTCTTTAGCTAATATTGTTCCACATAATAATATTTGGCATAACTTATCAACATTGACTATTATAATGTTTGCAATGGCAGGTATAGAAATTATCCCAACTTTTGCTAATTCAGTCAAAGATGCTAAGAAAAATCTATATTATGGTCTAATGTTTTCTGCATTTATTTTGTTGGGTTTGTATATACTTGGGACAATTGCTTTGAATCTTGTTGCGTCACCTGACACAATAAATAGCACTTCAGGGTTGATGGAGGCATTTGAAATAATTGGTCATAGATTTGGTTGGGATTGGTTTCCAAGATTAATGGCATTTTTACTGACATTTGCAGAGCTGGCTGCTGTGAGTATTTGGCTTTTAGCTCCAGTTGTAATGTTCTTTAAATGTACACCTAAAGGAATATTGCCAGAGTGGTTACACAAAACCAACAAATATGATTCTCCTAAGAATGCTCTAGTATTTATGGGTGTATTAGTAACAGCTATAGTATTACTAACTAATTTCTTACCATCAGTAAATTTGATGTATCAAGCTTTAATACTTATGGCTACAGTACTTTATTTTATCCCTTACTTATATCTAGTAGTTGCTTACATCAAGCTTATGGATAGTACTTATAAGTATTTATTAGGATTTTTAGTATTTATATCGACATCACTTGGGATTATATTTAGTTTTCAACCATCTAGTGATTTAACGGGTGGATATGATATTTTTATATATGAGTTTGAATTAATTCTTGGACCAGTGATTTTTATATTTATTGGTTGGTTACTATATAAATTCAAGCGATAA